The Pseudomonas kermanshahensis genome includes a window with the following:
- a CDS encoding non-ribosomal peptide synthetase, producing MNAEQTLKLARRFIELSPDKRRLFLKALQGEGMDFSVLPIAPGVEVDERDRLSYAQRRMWFLWQLDPQGAAYNLPMAVRLNGPLDLSALQHAFDALVARHETLRTRFVADGDDVRQHVDAVAAPLQLRQDCLSELAEAARQHALESIAEAEALAPFDLATGPLMRVRLLQLAAQEHVLLLTLHHIVADGWSMNVLIDEFLNLYDAAVAGTPATLEPLPIQYRDYALWQRSWLEAGEQDRQLAYWQARLGDDHAPLELPLDRTRNGRPSYRGARHTFPIAADVAERLRGLARRHNVTLFMVLLAAFKLLLQRYSGQGAIRVGVPIANRNRAESLGLIGCFINTQVLHTELDPLLDITGLLQRVRETAVGAQSHQDLPFEQLVEALDLPRSTDSPLFRVLFNHQAQVADVEAIKTRSGLSLAPITLEKHSARFDLALDTHERAGQLHAAFTYALDVFDAATVEALGEQWLALVQALADDTAGAVGELPLPGLAATRGVPGHLVEPLLVHQRFADAVRCHPTRTAVIAAGEAASYAELDARAEAIADRLVEAGVQPDTLVGVLADRSVGMLASILGVLKAGGAYLPLEPEQPAERLAYLLTDSGTQRVLAPGNWLAELPEGVSRLAWEHTQALSQNTPRPSAAAANLAYVIYTSGTTGQPKGVAISHGALGNYVEGIAARLPVGQIHSMAQVSTPAADLGHTMLFGALCGGQTLHLMLREQVLDAEGFAAYLAQHQVDAVKIVPSHLEAMLVAGRAALPGQCLVLGGEAISPGLLGKIRALAPTLKVFNHYGPTETTVGVLVAELDDQASLGQPLANATVSVLDSCLQPLPAKAKGELYIGGAGLARGYLGRPALTAERFVPDPSGAHGERLYRSGDWVRHNAAGELQFAGRMDGQVKIRGYRVELAEIEQQLLSLEGVANAVVRVKGQAPEAVLAAWLVPSQMPADSQAWQDTIRATLKGLLPEHMVPTHLMVLAQLPVTVNGKVDVKALPEPVATQAVYQAPVTPLQVQLAQIWAEVLQVPQVGLSDNFFALGGHSLLATQAVSRVRKHLGLDIPLRTLFDTVDLQAFAQAVAEGEQGAGLEIEILDREQPLPVSRSQNRQWLFWKLNPESLAYNTPMAVRMQGTLDRAAVQAALDALVARHESLRTVFVEANGLPWQRILPAASVPIGFEDLSGQDEAAQMRKLEAEAFAPFDLEHGPLLRARLFMVHAQEHLLSLTLHHIVSDGWSMSLLVREFAAAYNAAASGQVRAIEPLPVQYADFAAWQRKWLDEGQMQAQIDYWKARLEDDFEVLELPADRIRPQVKSYQGSRFDVRLPLALTERLRALAVSSNATLFHVFLAAYAIVLSRYSRKDTINIGVPVTNRNRLELEGLIGFFINVVVARVGVDGSLPFPQLLAAIKETTLQAQANKDVPFLEVAEALYPERDQGVNPFFQVLYNHLRDLGEQVSSDALLGLKVREVDLLEPGAQYDISLNTLERSDGVTASFNYSTDLFDAPRIERMAGHWQSLLEAICAEPQRCIAELDFLADAERRQLTHGWNPAPQASSGLCAHQLLERQASARPDAVALIFDDQQLSYAELDRCSNQLAHRLRALGVGPDRLVGVAVERGLGMALALIAIHKAGGAYVPLDPDYPQERLAYMVEDSGIGLLLADAPSLARLQLDKQLPCVVLEPGTQWLHAWPTEPLPNLAAPHNLAYVIYTSGSTGMPKGVAIDHHALSVFCQVAGDYSRLSPEDRVLQFATFSFDGFIEQFFPPLAQGACVVLRDLRLWDTNTLVDEINRHGVTVADLPAAYWRLLALERRAPEAYGRLKQIHVGGEAVPEDALRAWLADGPPAVRLLNTYGPTEATVVATTFDCSPMTPEQISAGGVPIGRALPGRTLHALDDGLSPTPVGVSGELFIGGAGCLARGYHQRPSLTAERFIPDPFDPVGGGRLYRTGDLGYYDEQGQLAYRGRADHQVKVRGFRIELGEIEQYLRAHPDVREATVLAIDLPSGKQLCAYAVPVEGSTGDLRQALKQYLKASLPDYMIPSYLVTLPNMPLTPSGKLDRKALPLPDPSQPQHDYEAPQTELQQQLAQIWAQLLNLGQVGLNDNFFELGGHSLLAAQAVSRINVELGLDLPLRLIFAHPELRAFAQALDEQGLSLSDDGLSDIEKMMNEFTEA from the coding sequence ATGAATGCTGAACAGACGCTCAAACTCGCCCGCCGCTTCATCGAACTCAGCCCCGACAAGCGCCGCCTGTTCCTCAAGGCGTTGCAGGGCGAGGGCATGGACTTCTCCGTGCTGCCGATTGCGCCGGGTGTCGAGGTCGACGAGCGTGACCGGTTGTCCTACGCCCAGCGGCGCATGTGGTTCCTCTGGCAACTCGACCCCCAAGGCGCAGCCTATAACCTGCCAATGGCCGTGCGCCTGAATGGCCCATTGGATCTGAGCGCTCTGCAACACGCCTTCGACGCCTTGGTCGCCCGCCACGAAACCCTGCGCACCCGCTTTGTCGCCGACGGCGATGACGTGCGTCAGCACGTGGATGCCGTCGCGGCCCCGCTGCAATTGCGCCAGGACTGCCTGAGCGAGCTGGCCGAAGCGGCCCGCCAACACGCCCTCGAATCGATTGCCGAAGCAGAGGCCCTGGCGCCTTTCGACCTGGCCACCGGCCCGCTGATGCGCGTGCGCCTGCTGCAACTGGCAGCGCAGGAACATGTCCTGCTGCTGACCCTGCACCACATCGTCGCCGATGGCTGGTCGATGAACGTGTTGATCGACGAATTCCTGAACCTCTACGACGCGGCCGTGGCCGGCACCCCAGCCACACTCGAGCCCCTGCCGATCCAGTACCGTGATTATGCCCTGTGGCAGCGCAGCTGGCTCGAGGCCGGTGAGCAGGACCGCCAGCTGGCGTACTGGCAGGCGCGCCTGGGCGATGATCACGCCCCGCTGGAGCTGCCGCTGGACCGCACCCGCAACGGCCGGCCAAGCTACCGCGGCGCCCGCCACACATTCCCGATTGCTGCCGATGTCGCCGAGCGCCTGCGCGGCCTGGCGCGTCGGCACAACGTCACCTTGTTCATGGTTTTGCTGGCGGCCTTCAAGCTGCTGCTGCAGCGCTACAGCGGGCAGGGCGCAATCCGCGTCGGCGTGCCCATCGCCAACCGCAACCGCGCCGAAAGCCTGGGTTTGATCGGCTGCTTCATCAATACCCAAGTGCTGCACACCGAGCTCGACCCGCTGCTGGATATCACCGGCCTGTTGCAGCGTGTGCGCGAAACCGCCGTGGGCGCGCAGAGCCACCAGGACCTGCCGTTCGAGCAACTGGTCGAAGCCTTGGACCTGCCCCGCAGCACCGACAGCCCGCTGTTCCGCGTGCTGTTCAACCATCAGGCCCAGGTGGCGGATGTCGAAGCCATCAAGACCCGCTCCGGGCTGAGCCTGGCGCCGATCACGCTGGAAAAGCACAGCGCCCGTTTCGACCTGGCGCTGGATACCCACGAGCGTGCCGGGCAGTTGCATGCGGCCTTCACCTATGCCCTGGACGTGTTTGATGCGGCCACTGTCGAGGCCCTGGGCGAGCAATGGCTGGCCTTGGTGCAGGCGCTGGCCGATGACACCGCTGGCGCGGTGGGCGAGTTGCCGTTGCCTGGCCTGGCAGCCACTCGGGGTGTGCCAGGTCATTTGGTCGAGCCGCTGCTGGTTCACCAGCGCTTTGCCGACGCCGTCCGCTGCCACCCCACACGCACCGCAGTGATTGCCGCTGGCGAGGCAGCCAGCTACGCCGAACTCGACGCCCGCGCCGAGGCCATCGCCGACAGGCTGGTCGAAGCCGGCGTGCAGCCAGACACCCTGGTCGGCGTGCTGGCTGACCGCAGTGTCGGCATGCTCGCCAGTATCCTCGGCGTGCTCAAGGCGGGCGGCGCGTACCTGCCCCTGGAACCTGAACAACCGGCCGAACGCCTGGCCTACTTGCTCACCGACAGCGGCACCCAGCGGGTGCTGGCCCCTGGCAACTGGCTGGCGGAACTGCCTGAAGGCGTCTCCCGGCTGGCGTGGGAACATACCCAAGCCCTAAGCCAAAACACGCCACGCCCTAGTGCTGCCGCAGCCAACCTCGCCTACGTGATCTATACCTCCGGCACCACCGGCCAGCCCAAGGGCGTCGCGATCAGCCATGGCGCCTTGGGCAACTACGTTGAGGGTATCGCCGCACGCCTGCCGGTGGGGCAGATCCACAGCATGGCGCAAGTCTCGACCCCGGCTGCGGACCTCGGCCACACCATGCTGTTCGGCGCCCTGTGCGGTGGCCAGACCTTGCACCTGATGCTACGCGAGCAAGTGTTGGATGCCGAGGGCTTTGCGGCCTACCTGGCACAGCACCAGGTGGACGCCGTTAAAATTGTGCCCTCGCACCTGGAGGCCATGTTGGTCGCCGGTCGCGCGGCACTGCCTGGCCAGTGCCTGGTGCTGGGCGGCGAAGCCATCAGCCCGGGCCTGCTCGGCAAAATCCGCGCCCTGGCGCCGACACTCAAGGTGTTCAACCACTACGGCCCGACCGAGACCACGGTCGGCGTGCTGGTGGCTGAACTGGACGATCAGGCGTCGCTCGGCCAACCGCTGGCCAACGCAACCGTCAGCGTGCTCGACAGCTGCCTGCAGCCACTGCCGGCCAAGGCCAAGGGCGAGCTGTACATCGGCGGCGCCGGCCTTGCCCGTGGCTACCTCGGCCGCCCGGCGCTCACCGCCGAGCGCTTCGTGCCCGACCCAAGTGGTGCCCACGGCGAACGCCTGTACCGCAGTGGCGACTGGGTACGGCACAACGCCGCTGGCGAGCTGCAGTTTGCCGGGCGCATGGACGGCCAGGTGAAAATCCGCGGTTACCGCGTGGAACTGGCCGAGATCGAGCAGCAGTTGCTTAGCCTGGAAGGCGTCGCCAACGCCGTGGTCCGGGTCAAGGGCCAGGCACCGGAAGCGGTGCTGGCGGCCTGGCTGGTGCCCAGCCAGATGCCGGCAGACAGCCAGGCTTGGCAGGACACGATTCGCGCCACGCTCAAAGGCCTGCTGCCCGAGCACATGGTGCCGACCCACCTGATGGTGCTGGCGCAACTGCCGGTCACGGTCAACGGCAAGGTCGACGTCAAGGCGCTGCCCGAGCCGGTGGCCACCCAGGCGGTTTACCAGGCACCGGTGACCCCGCTGCAGGTGCAACTGGCGCAGATCTGGGCTGAAGTGCTGCAGGTGCCGCAGGTGGGCCTGAGCGACAACTTCTTTGCCTTGGGCGGGCATTCGCTGCTGGCCACCCAGGCCGTATCGCGGGTGCGCAAGCACCTGGGCCTGGACATCCCTCTGCGTACCTTGTTCGACACGGTCGACCTGCAGGCCTTCGCCCAGGCAGTGGCTGAGGGCGAGCAGGGCGCTGGGCTTGAGATCGAGATCCTCGACCGCGAGCAGCCACTGCCGGTGTCCCGCTCGCAAAACCGTCAGTGGCTGTTCTGGAAGCTCAACCCCGAAAGCCTGGCCTACAACACGCCAATGGCCGTGCGCATGCAAGGCACGCTCGACCGTGCTGCGGTGCAGGCCGCGCTGGATGCGCTGGTGGCGCGCCACGAGTCACTGCGCACGGTATTCGTCGAAGCCAACGGTTTGCCGTGGCAACGCATCCTGCCCGCCGCCTCGGTGCCGATCGGTTTCGAAGACCTCAGTGGCCAGGACGAAGCCGCGCAGATGCGCAAGCTGGAGGCCGAAGCCTTCGCCCCGTTCGACCTGGAGCACGGCCCATTGCTGCGTGCCCGCCTGTTCATGGTGCATGCGCAAGAGCACCTGCTGTCGCTGACCCTGCACCACATCGTCTCCGACGGTTGGTCGATGAGCCTGTTGGTACGCGAGTTCGCAGCGGCCTACAACGCGGCGGCCAGCGGCCAGGTGCGGGCCATTGAACCGCTGCCGGTGCAGTACGCCGACTTCGCCGCCTGGCAACGCAAATGGCTGGACGAGGGGCAGATGCAGGCACAGATCGACTATTGGAAAGCGCGCCTTGAAGACGACTTCGAAGTCCTCGAACTGCCCGCCGACCGTATTCGCCCGCAGGTCAAAAGCTACCAGGGCAGCCGCTTCGATGTGCGCCTGCCGCTGGCCCTGACCGAGCGCCTGCGGGCATTGGCGGTGTCGTCCAATGCCACGCTGTTCCATGTCTTTTTGGCGGCCTATGCCATCGTGCTGTCGCGCTACAGCCGCAAGGACACGATCAACATCGGCGTGCCGGTCACCAACCGCAACCGCCTGGAGCTCGAAGGGCTGATCGGCTTCTTCATCAACGTGGTAGTGGCGCGGGTGGGCGTCGATGGCAGCCTGCCGTTCCCGCAACTGCTGGCCGCGATCAAGGAGACCACGTTGCAGGCCCAGGCCAACAAGGACGTGCCGTTCCTTGAGGTGGCCGAAGCCCTGTACCCCGAGCGCGACCAGGGCGTGAACCCGTTCTTCCAGGTGCTGTACAACCATTTGCGCGACTTGGGCGAGCAGGTGTCCAGCGATGCCCTGCTTGGCCTCAAGGTCCGGGAAGTGGACCTGCTGGAGCCGGGCGCGCAATACGACATCTCGCTCAACACCCTGGAACGTTCCGACGGTGTAACGGCCTCGTTCAACTACTCCACCGACCTGTTCGATGCCCCGCGTATCGAGCGCATGGCCGGGCACTGGCAATCGCTGCTCGAAGCCATCTGTGCCGAGCCGCAGCGCTGCATCGCCGAGCTGGACTTCTTGGCCGACGCTGAGCGCCGTCAACTGACTCATGGCTGGAACCCGGCACCGCAGGCCAGCAGCGGCCTGTGTGCGCACCAGTTGCTGGAGCGTCAGGCAAGTGCACGGCCCGACGCCGTGGCGCTTATTTTCGACGACCAGCAACTGAGCTACGCCGAGCTCGACCGCTGCAGTAACCAGTTGGCCCACCGCCTGCGTGCCCTGGGCGTAGGCCCAGACCGCCTGGTAGGTGTAGCCGTCGAGCGCGGCCTGGGCATGGCGCTGGCGCTGATCGCCATTCACAAGGCTGGCGGTGCCTATGTGCCGCTAGACCCGGACTACCCGCAAGAGCGCCTGGCGTACATGGTCGAGGACAGCGGCATCGGCCTGCTGCTGGCCGATGCGCCGTCGCTGGCGCGCTTGCAGCTGGATAAGCAGCTGCCTTGCGTGGTGCTCGAACCCGGCACCCAGTGGCTGCACGCCTGGCCAACCGAGCCGCTGCCGAACTTGGCCGCGCCGCACAACCTCGCCTATGTCATCTACACCTCCGGTTCCACCGGCATGCCCAAGGGTGTGGCCATCGATCACCATGCCTTGTCGGTGTTCTGCCAGGTGGCTGGCGACTACTCGCGCCTGAGCCCGGAAGACCGTGTGCTGCAGTTCGCTACCTTCAGCTTCGACGGCTTCATCGAGCAGTTTTTCCCGCCGCTGGCGCAAGGCGCTTGCGTGGTGCTGCGCGACCTGCGGCTGTGGGACACCAACACCCTGGTGGACGAGATCAACCGCCACGGGGTTACCGTGGCCGACCTGCCGGCGGCCTACTGGCGCCTCCTGGCCCTGGAGCGTCGCGCACCCGAGGCCTATGGCCGGCTCAAGCAGATCCACGTGGGCGGTGAAGCGGTGCCGGAAGATGCCCTGCGCGCCTGGCTGGCCGACGGGCCGCCGGCGGTGCGCCTGCTCAACACCTACGGCCCGACCGAGGCGACTGTGGTCGCCACCACGTTCGACTGCTCGCCAATGACGCCCGAGCAGATCAGCGCAGGCGGCGTACCGATTGGCCGCGCGTTGCCAGGCCGGACCTTGCACGCTCTGGACGACGGCCTGTCGCCGACCCCGGTCGGCGTGTCGGGCGAACTGTTCATCGGCGGGGCAGGGTGCCTGGCGCGGGGTTACCACCAACGCCCATCGCTGACAGCCGAACGCTTCATTCCCGACCCGTTCGACCCCGTGGGTGGAGGCCGGTTGTACCGCACCGGCGACCTCGGTTACTACGACGAGCAGGGGCAACTGGCCTATCGCGGGCGAGCTGACCACCAGGTGAAAGTGCGCGGCTTCCGCATTGAACTGGGCGAGATCGAGCAGTACCTGCGCGCGCACCCGGATGTGCGCGAGGCAACGGTACTGGCCATCGACCTGCCCAGCGGCAAGCAGCTGTGCGCCTATGCCGTGCCTGTCGAAGGCAGCACTGGCGACCTGCGCCAGGCGCTCAAGCAGTACCTCAAGGCCAGCCTGCCGGACTACATGATCCCGTCCTACCTGGTGACCCTGCCGAACATGCCGCTGACCCCCAGCGGCAAGCTCGACCGCAAGGCGCTGCCGCTGCCCGACCCCAGCCAGCCGCAGCACGACTACGAAGCGCCGCAGACCGAACTGCAACAGCAACTGGCGCAGATCTGGGCGCAATTGCTGAACCTCGGCCAGGTTGGCCTGAACGACAACTTCTTCGAGCTCGGCGGCCACTCCCTGCTGGCCGCACAGGCGGTTTCGCGCATCAACGTGGAGCTGGGCCTGGACCTGCCCCTGCGGCTGATCTTCGCCCACCCCGAGCTGCGTGCGTTCGCCCAGGCACTGGACGAGCAGGGCCTGTCGCTGAGCGACGACGGCCTGAGCGATATCGAAAAAATGATGAATGAATTCACAGAGGCCTGA
- a CDS encoding TauD/TfdA family dioxygenase, giving the protein MSELLSFAIEPLDAARGDLPLLVRAPEPGIDLLDAFDELKPLVERHLLHAGGILFRGFQVGGAEAFRQFAAAFGHPLLNYEFGSTPRSNVTQGVYTSTEYPAHQSIPLHNEQAYTLEWPMKIWFYSVIPAETGGETPIADSREVYRRMPARIRERLVEKGLMYVRNYGNGLDVEWSQVFNTEDPRQVEAYCRAHAIECIWKEDGELRTRQRCQVVARHPVTGEDVWFNQAHLFHVSNLQPEVRESLMDIVEEEDLPRNVYYGDGSTIEDALLDEVRGVLDECAIRFPWLENDVLMLDNMLAAHARSPFTGKRKVVVAMAQGHSQVGR; this is encoded by the coding sequence ATGAGTGAATTGCTGAGCTTTGCGATCGAACCCCTGGACGCTGCCCGCGGCGACCTGCCGTTGTTGGTGCGCGCGCCGGAGCCTGGCATCGACCTGCTCGACGCGTTTGACGAGCTGAAACCGCTGGTTGAGCGCCACCTGCTGCACGCAGGCGGCATCCTGTTCAGGGGCTTCCAGGTGGGCGGGGCTGAGGCTTTTCGCCAGTTCGCCGCCGCGTTCGGCCACCCGCTGCTCAACTACGAGTTCGGCTCCACGCCGCGCAGCAACGTGACCCAAGGCGTGTACACCTCGACCGAGTACCCGGCGCACCAGAGCATCCCGCTGCACAACGAGCAGGCCTACACCCTCGAGTGGCCGATGAAGATCTGGTTCTACAGCGTGATCCCCGCCGAGACCGGCGGCGAGACGCCGATTGCCGACAGCCGCGAGGTGTATCGGCGGATGCCAGCGCGTATTCGCGAGCGCTTGGTCGAGAAGGGCCTGATGTATGTGCGCAACTACGGCAACGGCCTGGACGTGGAATGGTCGCAGGTGTTCAACACCGAAGACCCGCGGCAGGTAGAGGCCTACTGCCGTGCGCATGCCATTGAATGCATCTGGAAGGAAGATGGCGAGTTGCGCACACGCCAACGCTGCCAGGTGGTAGCGCGTCATCCGGTGACGGGGGAGGACGTGTGGTTCAACCAGGCGCACCTGTTCCATGTGTCGAACCTGCAGCCGGAGGTGCGGGAGTCGTTGATGGACATCGTCGAGGAAGAGGACCTGCCGCGTAATGTGTATTACGGCGATGGCTCGACCATTGAGGACGCGTTGCTTGATGAGGTACGCGGGGTGTTGGATGAGTGCGCCATCCGTTTCCCTTGGCTGGAGAATGATGTGCTGATGCTCGACAACATGCTCGCGGCGCATGCGCGTTCGCCGTTTACGGGGAAGCGCAAGGTGGTGGTGGCGATGGCGCAGGGGCATTCGCAGGTGGGGCGGTGA
- the azu gene encoding azurin: protein MTRQLLLLALLAAAPAVAWSAEHCAVDIHGTDQMTFDKAEITIPKACTSFTVTLAHPGEMPKNVMGHNWVLSTQADMQGVLDDGLKAGEAQDYVKPGDTRVIAHTRLIGGGEKDSVTLDTRSLKAGTAYSFYCSFPFHSTLMKGTLALGS from the coding sequence ATGACTCGCCAGCTTCTGCTCCTCGCCTTGCTTGCCGCGGCCCCTGCCGTCGCCTGGTCGGCCGAGCACTGCGCCGTGGACATCCACGGCACCGACCAGATGACCTTCGACAAGGCCGAAATCACCATCCCCAAGGCCTGCACGTCGTTCACCGTCACCCTCGCCCACCCTGGCGAAATGCCGAAGAACGTGATGGGCCATAACTGGGTCCTGAGCACCCAGGCAGACATGCAGGGCGTGCTGGACGACGGCCTGAAGGCAGGCGAGGCCCAGGACTACGTGAAGCCCGGCGATACCCGGGTCATCGCCCATACCCGCCTGATTGGCGGTGGCGAAAAAGACAGCGTCACCCTCGACACCCGGTCGTTGAAGGCCGGCACTGCCTACAGCTTCTACTGCTCGTTCCCGTTCCACAGCACCTTGATGAAGGGCACCCTGGCCCTCGGGAGCTGA
- a CDS encoding cyclic peptide export ABC transporter encodes MKTSSPGAIRELLGLLKPYRPAVIVSVLLGMVGGLAVTALLATVNQGLHAPDGMSQGVILAFAGLCVLALVSSVAADSGTNYVGQKVIARLRKDLGAKVLSAPIEQIERYRTHRLIPVLTRDVDTISDFAFAFAPLAISLTTVIGCLAYLAWLSWPIFLITLVAIGIGSAVQYVARQKGVAGFNAARDAEDNLQKHYSAIAEGAKELRIDRRRRHAMLTSNIQGTADFIANTHIRAINIFVAAKSLGSMLFFVVIGLTLALQSLWPSNDPAVMSGFVLVLLYMKGPLETLIGNLPILGRAQVAFRRIADLSERFSSPEPHLLLDQPVKHTAPGSAHLELHNVEYAYPPVDGNEPFRVGPVNLSIAPGEILFIVGENGCGKTSLIKLLLGLYTPQRGEVRLNGKAVDPQGLDDYRQLFTTVFADYYLFEDLPEHEHSLPSDATRYLERLEIAHKVSVRDGAFTTTDLSTGQRKRLALVNAWLDGRPVLVFDEWAADQDPTFRRVFYTELLPDLKRLGKTIIVISHDDRYFDTADKVVHLSRGKVVEALEPA; translated from the coding sequence ATGAAAACGTCTTCCCCCGGGGCCATCCGCGAATTGCTGGGCCTGCTCAAACCCTACCGCCCAGCGGTCATCGTCTCGGTGCTGCTGGGCATGGTCGGCGGCCTGGCCGTGACCGCGCTGCTGGCCACCGTCAACCAGGGCCTGCATGCCCCCGATGGCATGAGCCAGGGCGTGATCCTGGCCTTCGCCGGCCTGTGCGTGCTGGCGCTGGTGAGCAGCGTGGCCGCCGACAGTGGCACCAACTACGTAGGCCAGAAGGTCATCGCCCGGCTGCGCAAAGACCTCGGCGCCAAGGTGCTGTCGGCGCCGATCGAGCAGATCGAGCGCTACCGCACCCACCGCCTGATCCCAGTGCTGACCCGCGACGTCGACACCATCAGCGACTTCGCCTTCGCCTTCGCCCCGCTGGCCATCTCGCTGACCACGGTGATCGGCTGCCTGGCCTACCTGGCCTGGCTGTCGTGGCCGATCTTCCTGATCACCCTGGTAGCGATCGGCATCGGCAGCGCCGTGCAGTACGTGGCCCGGCAAAAAGGCGTGGCCGGTTTCAACGCCGCCCGCGATGCCGAGGACAACCTGCAAAAGCACTACTCGGCGATTGCCGAAGGCGCCAAAGAACTGCGCATCGACCGCCGCCGCCGCCATGCCATGCTGACCAGCAACATCCAGGGCACCGCCGACTTCATCGCCAACACCCACATTCGCGCCATCAACATCTTCGTGGCCGCCAAGAGCCTCGGCTCGATGCTGTTCTTCGTGGTCATCGGCCTGACCCTGGCCCTGCAGTCGCTGTGGCCGAGCAACGACCCGGCCGTAATGAGCGGCTTCGTGCTGGTGCTGCTGTACATGAAAGGCCCGCTGGAGACGCTGATCGGCAACCTGCCGATTCTCGGCCGCGCGCAAGTGGCGTTCCGCCGCATCGCCGACCTGTCCGAGCGCTTTTCCTCGCCCGAACCGCACCTGCTGCTGGACCAGCCGGTCAAGCACACCGCCCCCGGCAGCGCGCACCTGGAGCTGCACAATGTCGAATACGCCTACCCACCGGTGGACGGTAACGAACCCTTCCGCGTCGGGCCGGTGAACCTGAGCATCGCGCCGGGCGAGATCCTGTTCATCGTCGGCGAAAACGGCTGCGGCAAGACCTCGCTGATCAAGCTGCTGCTGGGCCTGTATACCCCGCAACGCGGCGAAGTACGCCTGAACGGCAAGGCCGTTGACCCGCAGGGCCTGGACGACTATCGCCAGCTGTTCACCACCGTATTCGCCGACTACTACCTGTTCGAAGACCTGCCCGAGCACGAGCACAGCCTGCCCAGCGATGCCACGCGCTACCTGGAGCGGCTGGAAATCGCCCATAAGGTGAGCGTGCGCGATGGTGCGTTTACCACCACCGACCTTTCCACCGGCCAACGCAAACGCCTGGCGCTGGTCAACGCTTGGCTGGATGGCCGGCCGGTATTGGTGTTCGACGAATGGGCGGCGGACCAGGACCCGACCTTCCGCCGGGTGTTTTACACCGAGCTGCTGCCGGACCTGAAGCGGCTGGGCAAGACCATCATCGTGATCTCGCATGATGACCGCTACTTCGATACGGCGGACAAGGTGGTGCACCTGAGCCGCGGGAAGGTGGTCGAGGCGTTAGAGCCGGCGTGA
- a CDS encoding aspartyl/asparaginyl beta-hydroxylase domain-containing protein: MTFSFAAKAGVLLVFFGSVLFVHLRGKARLPVLRQFVNHSALFAPYNALMYLFSGVPSKPYLDRQRFPELDVLKDNWQEIREEAMRLFDEGYIRAAEKDNDAGFGSFFKKGWKRFYLKWYDKPLPSAEALCPRTVELVSSIPNVKGAMFALLPGGSHLNPHRDPFAGSLRYHLGLSTPNSEDCRIYVDGQVYAWRDGEDVMFDETYVHWVKNETDVTRVILFCDIERPLSSPLMTRINRQVSAFLGRATAPQNTDDERVGGINQAYAWSKRFSNKISSHVKQFKRANPKAYRILRPVLAVVVAYLLYRWLF; the protein is encoded by the coding sequence ATGACCTTTTCCTTTGCAGCCAAGGCGGGTGTCCTGCTGGTGTTTTTCGGCAGCGTGCTGTTCGTGCACCTGCGCGGCAAGGCGCGCCTGCCGGTGTTGCGCCAGTTCGTCAACCATTCGGCGCTGTTCGCCCCCTATAACGCCTTGATGTACCTGTTTTCTGGCGTGCCGTCCAAGCCGTACCTGGACCGCCAGCGCTTCCCTGAACTGGATGTGCTGAAGGACAACTGGCAGGAAATCCGCGAAGAGGCCATGCGCCTGTTCGACGAGGGCTATATTCGCGCAGCTGAAAAAGACAACGACGCCGGCTTCGGTTCGTTCTTCAAGAAGGGCTGGAAGCGCTTCTACCTGAAGTGGTACGACAAACCGCTGCCGTCGGCCGAGGCCCTGTGCCCGCGCACCGTCGAGCTGGTCAGCAGCATCCCCAACGTCAAGGGCGCGATGTTCGCCTTGCTGCCCGGTGGCAGCCACCTGAACCCGCACCGCGACCCGTTCGCCGGCTCGTTGCGCTATCACCTGGGCTTGTCCACGCCCAATTCCGAAGACTGCCGCATCTACGTCGATGGCCAGGTGTATGCCTGGCGTGACGGCGAGGACGTGATGTTCGATGAGACCTACGTGCATTGGGTCAAGAACGAGACCGACGTCACCCGCGTGATCTTGTTCTGCGACATCGAACGCCCGCTGAGCAGCCCGCTGATGACCCGCATCAACCGCCAAGTCAGTGCCTTCCTCGGCCGCGCCACCGCGCCGCAGAACACCGACGACGAGCGCGTCGGCGGGATCAACCAGGCGTATGCCTGGAGCAAGCGTTTCAGCAACAAGATCAGCAGCCACGTGAAGCAGTTCAAGCGCGCCAACCCCAAGGCTTACCGCATTTTGCGGCCGGTGTTGGCGGTGGTGGTGGCGTATCTGTTGTACCGCTGGTTGTTCTGA